The following proteins are encoded in a genomic region of Streptomyces sp. SLBN-31:
- the trpS gene encoding tryptophan--tRNA ligase, whose amino-acid sequence MASDRPRVLSGIQPTAGSFHLGNYLGAVRQWVALQESHDAFYMVVDLHAITIPQDPAELRANTRLAAAQLLAAGLDPDRCTLFVQSHVPEHAQLAWVMNCLTGFGEASRMTQFKDKSAKQGADRASVGLFTYPILQVADILLYQAHEVPVGEDQRQHVELTRDLATRFNGRFGETFTIPKPYILKETAKIYDLQDPSIKMSKSASTPRGLINLLDDPKATAKKVKSAVTDTDTVIRYDAENKPGVSNLLTIYSTLTGKAIAELEAEYEGKMYGALKTDLAEVMVEFVTPFRERTQQYLDDSETLDSILAKGAEKARAVAAETLAQAYDRVGFLPAKH is encoded by the coding sequence ATGGCCTCTGATCGACCCCGCGTGCTCTCCGGCATCCAGCCCACCGCCGGCTCGTTCCACCTCGGCAACTACCTCGGCGCCGTCCGCCAGTGGGTGGCCCTGCAGGAGAGCCACGACGCGTTCTACATGGTCGTCGACCTGCACGCGATCACGATCCCGCAGGACCCGGCGGAGCTGCGGGCCAACACCCGGCTCGCCGCCGCCCAGCTCCTCGCGGCCGGCCTCGACCCGGACCGCTGCACCCTGTTCGTGCAGAGCCACGTCCCCGAGCACGCCCAGCTCGCCTGGGTCATGAACTGCCTCACCGGCTTCGGCGAGGCCTCCCGCATGACCCAGTTCAAGGACAAGTCCGCAAAGCAGGGCGCCGACCGGGCGAGCGTCGGGCTGTTCACGTACCCGATCCTCCAGGTCGCCGACATCCTGCTCTACCAGGCGCACGAGGTCCCGGTCGGCGAGGACCAGCGCCAGCACGTCGAGCTGACCCGCGACCTCGCCACGCGGTTCAACGGCCGCTTCGGCGAGACCTTCACGATCCCGAAGCCGTACATCCTCAAGGAGACGGCGAAGATCTACGACCTTCAGGACCCGTCGATCAAGATGAGCAAGTCGGCGTCCACGCCGAGGGGGCTCATCAACCTCCTCGACGACCCCAAGGCCACCGCCAAGAAGGTCAAGAGCGCCGTCACCGACACCGACACCGTCATCCGCTACGACGCGGAGAACAAGCCGGGCGTCAGCAACCTGCTCACCATCTACTCCACCCTCACCGGCAAGGCGATCGCCGAGCTGGAGGCGGAGTACGAGGGCAAGATGTACGGCGCGCTCAAGACGGACCTCGCCGAGGTCATGGTCGAGTTCGTGACGCCGTTCCGGGAGCGCACCCAGCAGTACCTGGACGACTCGGAGACGCTGGACTCGATCCTCGCCAAGGGCGCGGAGAAGGCGCGCGCCGTCGCCGCCGAGACGCTCGCCCAGGCGTACGACAGGGTGGGCTTCCTGCCCGCCAAGCACTGA
- a CDS encoding isocitrate lyase/phosphoenolpyruvate mutase family protein — MSKVEAFRALHRGRLPGDPLVLPGPWDAVSARAFVEAGFPALATPSAGIAASLGYADGATPADEMFAAVARVCRAVDVPVSADVEDGYGLAPKELVERLLEAGAVGCNLEDSAGGALKNPHAHAERLAEVRYAAGDRLFVNARVDIFVHGDGDPERAIERAALYVAAGADCVYPIGAPTDVLPLLRSGIQGPINVYGKPEGGPTPTELGELGATRVTFGPALQRWTALALQGMAGELKKRM, encoded by the coding sequence GTGAGCAAAGTGGAAGCGTTCCGAGCCCTGCACAGGGGCCGTCTGCCGGGTGACCCGCTGGTCCTGCCCGGGCCCTGGGACGCGGTCAGCGCGCGGGCCTTCGTGGAGGCCGGGTTCCCGGCGCTCGCCACGCCCAGCGCGGGGATCGCCGCGTCCCTCGGGTACGCGGACGGGGCCACGCCGGCCGACGAGATGTTCGCCGCGGTGGCGCGCGTCTGCCGGGCCGTGGACGTGCCCGTGTCGGCCGACGTCGAGGACGGGTACGGGCTGGCGCCGAAGGAGCTGGTGGAGCGGCTGCTGGAGGCCGGTGCCGTGGGCTGCAATCTGGAGGACTCCGCCGGGGGCGCCCTCAAGAACCCGCACGCGCACGCCGAGCGGCTGGCCGAGGTGCGGTACGCGGCCGGTGACCGGTTGTTCGTCAACGCCCGGGTGGACATCTTCGTCCACGGCGACGGCGATCCCGAACGGGCCATCGAGCGGGCCGCGTTGTACGTCGCCGCGGGCGCCGACTGCGTCTATCCGATCGGCGCCCCGACGGACGTACTGCCCCTGCTGCGGTCCGGCATCCAGGGGCCGATCAACGTGTACGGCAAGCCGGAGGGCGGCCCCACGCCCACCGAGCTCGGTGAACTCGGGGCCACCCGCGTCACGTTCGGGCCGGCGCTGCAGCGCTGGACGGCGCTGGCGCTGCAGGGGATGGCCGGCGAGCTGAAGAAGCGGATGTGA
- a CDS encoding decaprenylphospho-beta-D-erythro-pentofuranosid-2-ulose 2-reductase produces MKDAFGLPQSLLVLGGTSEIALATARRLIARRTRVVWLAARPSPALDAAAAELRALGPEVHTLAFDALDPGSHETVLGKVFAEGDVDMVLLAFGVLGDQANDEREPAAAVRVAQTNYTGAVSAGLVSARALQAQGHGSLVVLSSVAGERARRSNFIYGSSKAGLDAFAQGLGDALHGTGVHVMVVRPGFVRSKMTAGLPETPLATTPENVATAVELGLRRRSETVWVPGMLRVVMAALRHVPRGLFRRLTL; encoded by the coding sequence GTGAAGGACGCCTTCGGTCTGCCCCAGTCCCTGCTCGTGCTCGGCGGTACGTCCGAGATCGCGCTCGCCACGGCGCGCCGGCTGATCGCGCGCCGCACGCGCGTGGTGTGGCTCGCCGCACGCCCCTCCCCCGCCCTGGACGCGGCCGCCGCCGAACTGCGCGCGCTGGGGCCCGAGGTGCACACCCTCGCCTTCGACGCCCTCGATCCCGGCTCGCACGAGACGGTGCTCGGCAAGGTCTTCGCGGAAGGCGACGTCGACATGGTGCTGCTCGCCTTCGGCGTCCTCGGCGACCAGGCCAACGACGAGCGCGAACCGGCCGCGGCGGTGCGGGTCGCGCAGACCAACTACACGGGCGCGGTCTCGGCGGGACTGGTGAGCGCCCGCGCGCTGCAGGCCCAGGGGCACGGCTCCCTGGTGGTGCTGTCCTCCGTGGCCGGCGAGCGGGCCCGCCGCAGCAACTTCATCTACGGCTCCAGCAAGGCCGGTCTGGACGCCTTCGCGCAGGGCCTGGGCGACGCGCTGCACGGCACCGGCGTGCACGTCATGGTCGTACGCCCCGGGTTCGTGCGTTCGAAGATGACCGCGGGACTGCCCGAGACGCCGCTCGCGACGACGCCGGAGAACGTGGCGACGGCCGTCGAACTCGGCCTGCGGCGGCGCTCGGAGACGGTGTGGGTACCCGGCATGCTGCGCGTGGTGATGGCGGCCCTCCGGCACGTCCCGCGCGGGCTGTTCCGACGGCTGACGCTCTGA
- a CDS encoding carboxymuconolactone decarboxylase family protein, with protein sequence MTARTQLLDPAVGKAMSALSAAAKKGLGDPALAELVVIRASQLNHCAFCLDMHLALARRHGVAEKQLDLLAAWEEAGDDVFDERERAALALTEAVTVLTEGFVPDAVYERAARHFDEAGLAHLVALVVAINNWNRVMVARRILPGGYTP encoded by the coding sequence GTGACCGCCCGGACACAGCTGTTGGACCCGGCGGTGGGCAAGGCCATGTCGGCGCTGAGTGCCGCCGCGAAGAAGGGCCTCGGCGACCCCGCCCTGGCCGAACTGGTCGTCATCCGGGCCTCGCAGCTCAACCACTGCGCCTTCTGCCTGGACATGCACCTCGCCCTCGCCCGCAGGCACGGCGTGGCGGAGAAGCAGCTGGACCTGCTGGCCGCCTGGGAGGAGGCCGGGGACGATGTCTTCGACGAGCGGGAGCGAGCCGCGCTCGCCCTGACGGAGGCGGTGACCGTCCTGACGGAGGGCTTCGTGCCGGACGCGGTGTACGAGAGGGCGGCCCGGCACTTCGACGAGGCCGGGCTCGCGCATCTCGTCGCCCTGGTCGTCGCCATCAACAACTGGAACCGGGTGATGGTCGCGCGCCGGATCCTGCCGGGGGGATACACGCCGTGA
- a CDS encoding 2'-5' RNA ligase family protein produces the protein MGTVTIGVSIAVPEPHGSKLQQLRAGFGDAAAHGIPTHVTLLPPTEVDGGDLAAVEAHLGEVAASGRPFPMRLCGTGTFRPLSPVVYVRVVEGAEACTWLQKQVRDASGPVPRELQFPYHPHVTVAHGIDDEAMDRAFEELADYEADWSCTGFALYEQGADGVWRKLREFAFGGTVVPPQAGHVERGTIGSR, from the coding sequence GTGGGGACCGTAACGATCGGAGTGTCGATCGCGGTCCCGGAGCCACACGGCAGCAAGCTCCAGCAGCTGCGCGCGGGCTTCGGCGACGCCGCTGCTCACGGCATCCCCACGCATGTCACCCTGCTGCCGCCGACGGAGGTCGACGGCGGTGACCTGGCGGCCGTGGAGGCGCATCTGGGCGAGGTCGCCGCGAGCGGCCGCCCGTTCCCGATGCGCCTGTGCGGCACCGGCACTTTCCGGCCCCTGTCCCCGGTCGTCTACGTCCGGGTCGTCGAGGGCGCCGAGGCGTGCACCTGGCTGCAGAAGCAGGTCCGGGACGCCTCCGGCCCCGTACCGCGCGAACTGCAGTTCCCGTACCACCCGCATGTCACGGTCGCCCACGGCATCGACGACGAGGCGATGGACCGCGCCTTCGAGGAACTCGCCGACTACGAGGCCGACTGGTCGTGCACCGGGTTCGCCCTGTACGAGCAGGGCGCGGACGGCGTGTGGCGCAAGCTGCGGGAGTTCGCCTTCGGCGGCACGGTCGTACCGCCGCAGGCCGGCCACGTCGAACGCGGCACCATCGGCAGCCGTTAG
- a CDS encoding glutathionylspermidine synthase family protein — protein sequence MRRHTITPRPDWQLTVEEQGLIYPLTRHPDGSLRPYWDESAYYSFTLDEVEALEEVVEELHRMCLAAADHIVAEGRLPDLGINDPSVAEAVTEAWRRRAELPSVYGRFDLRYDGTGPAKLLEYNADTPTSLVEAASPQWFWMKERFPGADQWNSLHERLVAAWKRQAALLPPGSPLHFAHSSDDELGEDLMTVAYLKETAEQAGLDTDWISMEEIGWDPLSGRFVDNRLRFIRSCFKLYPWEWLTTDAFAGHVLDTLDNGGGTGSTMWIEPAWKMLLSNKALLAVLWELYPDHPTLLAAHLDGPRGLTTTGWVAKPLLGREGAGITIHEPGSEPVPREEPCCYQELAPLPAFDGHHVVLGAWVVGDESAGLGLRESSGLVTDEYARFLPHVIL from the coding sequence ATGCGCCGACACACCATCACCCCCCGCCCGGACTGGCAACTAACCGTCGAGGAACAGGGTCTGATCTACCCCCTCACCCGCCACCCCGACGGCTCCCTGCGCCCGTACTGGGACGAGAGCGCCTACTACTCCTTCACCCTCGACGAGGTCGAGGCCCTGGAGGAGGTCGTCGAGGAACTCCACCGGATGTGCCTCGCCGCGGCGGACCACATCGTCGCCGAGGGGCGCCTGCCGGACCTCGGCATCAACGACCCAAGCGTCGCCGAGGCGGTCACCGAGGCCTGGCGGCGCCGCGCCGAACTCCCTTCCGTCTACGGCCGTTTCGACCTCCGCTACGACGGCACGGGCCCGGCGAAGCTCCTGGAGTACAACGCCGACACCCCCACCTCCCTGGTGGAGGCCGCCTCCCCCCAGTGGTTCTGGATGAAGGAGCGCTTCCCGGGCGCCGACCAGTGGAACTCCCTCCACGAACGCCTCGTCGCCGCCTGGAAGAGGCAGGCCGCGCTCCTGCCGCCCGGCAGCCCCCTGCACTTCGCGCACTCCTCGGACGACGAGCTCGGCGAGGACCTGATGACGGTCGCCTACCTCAAGGAGACCGCCGAGCAGGCGGGCCTGGACACCGACTGGATCTCGATGGAGGAGATCGGCTGGGACCCCCTCTCCGGCCGCTTCGTCGACAACCGGCTCCGCTTCATCCGCAGCTGCTTCAAGCTGTACCCGTGGGAGTGGCTGACCACCGACGCCTTCGCCGGCCACGTCCTCGACACCCTCGACAACGGCGGCGGCACGGGCTCGACGATGTGGATCGAGCCCGCCTGGAAGATGCTGCTGAGCAACAAGGCGCTGCTGGCGGTCCTCTGGGAGCTGTACCCGGATCACCCCACCCTCCTCGCCGCCCACCTGGACGGCCCGCGCGGGCTGACGACGACCGGCTGGGTCGCCAAGCCGCTGCTGGGCCGCGAGGGCGCCGGCATCACGATCCACGAACCCGGCAGCGAGCCCGTGCCCCGCGAGGAACCCTGCTGCTACCAGGAGCTGGCCCCGCTGCCCGCCTTCGACGGCCACCACGTCGTCCTCGGCGCCTGGGTCGTCGGGGACGAGTCGGCGGGCCTCGGCCTCCGCGAGTCCTCCGGCCTGGTCACCGACGAGTACGCCCGCTTCCTGCCGCACGTGATCCTGTGA
- a CDS encoding PLP-dependent aminotransferase family protein produces MPKPWATLGVDLHLEPAGPGLRRGLTDALREAVRTGRLAPGTRLPSSRALAADLGIARNTVAEAYTDLVAEGWLTARQGSGTRVAERTVVPPTDATPRHRPRSGPAHSLVPGTPDLGSFPRAQWLRAARRALATAPNKALDYGDPRGRVELRTALAGYLARARGVRADPERILVCAGISHGLRVLAAVLRARSGAGTIAVESYGLFAYWDLLADAGLRTVPLPFDERGTDPRELTDESAVLLTPAHQFPMGGTLHRDRRAAVVDWARRTGGVVVEDDYDGEFRYDRQPVGALQGLDPDHVVYAGTASKSLAPGLRLAWLVLPPGLAREAARAKGHIDTCGALDQLTLAEFIDSGAYDRHVRAARQRYRRRRDALVAEVARRAPHVHATGIAAGLHVVLRLPHGTEGATLRAADWRGLALHGLRRYRHPAATDAQPDALVVGYGTPPDHAWSGALDALCSALPDHPADECPR; encoded by the coding sequence ATGCCGAAACCTTGGGCCACTCTGGGCGTGGACCTCCACCTGGAACCGGCCGGACCGGGGCTGCGCCGGGGCCTGACCGACGCCCTGCGCGAGGCCGTACGCACCGGCCGGCTGGCCCCCGGCACCCGGCTGCCCTCCTCCCGCGCCCTCGCCGCCGACCTGGGCATCGCCCGCAACACGGTCGCCGAGGCCTACACCGACCTGGTCGCGGAGGGCTGGCTGACCGCACGGCAGGGCTCGGGCACCCGCGTCGCCGAGCGAACCGTCGTACCCCCCACCGATGCCACGCCCCGGCACCGCCCGCGCTCCGGCCCCGCCCACAGCCTCGTCCCCGGCACCCCCGACCTCGGCTCCTTCCCCCGCGCCCAGTGGCTCAGGGCGGCCCGCCGGGCCCTGGCCACGGCACCGAACAAGGCACTCGACTACGGCGACCCCCGCGGCCGCGTCGAACTGCGCACCGCCCTCGCCGGCTACCTGGCCCGCGCCCGCGGCGTACGCGCCGACCCCGAACGCATCCTGGTCTGCGCCGGCATCTCGCACGGCCTGCGCGTCCTGGCCGCGGTGCTGCGGGCGCGCAGCGGCGCGGGCACGATCGCCGTGGAGTCGTACGGCCTCTTCGCGTACTGGGACCTGCTCGCGGACGCCGGACTGCGGACCGTGCCCCTGCCGTTCGACGAACGCGGCACCGATCCGCGGGAGTTGACCGACGAGTCCGCCGTGCTGCTCACCCCCGCCCACCAGTTCCCGATGGGCGGCACCCTGCACCGCGACCGGCGGGCGGCCGTCGTCGACTGGGCGCGCCGCACCGGCGGCGTGGTCGTCGAGGACGACTACGACGGCGAGTTCCGCTACGACCGCCAGCCCGTCGGCGCCCTGCAGGGCCTCGACCCCGACCACGTCGTCTACGCGGGCACCGCCAGCAAGTCCCTCGCCCCCGGCCTGCGACTGGCCTGGCTGGTGCTGCCACCGGGCCTCGCCCGGGAGGCGGCGCGGGCGAAGGGACACATCGACACCTGCGGGGCCCTGGACCAGCTCACCCTCGCCGAGTTCATCGACTCCGGCGCCTACGACCGTCACGTACGCGCCGCCCGGCAGCGCTACCGGCGCCGCCGTGACGCCCTCGTGGCGGAAGTCGCGCGCCGCGCCCCGCACGTCCACGCCACCGGCATCGCGGCCGGCCTGCACGTGGTGCTCCGCCTCCCGCACGGCACCGAGGGGGCGACGCTGCGCGCGGCGGACTGGCGGGGCCTCGCCCTGCACGGGCTGCGGCGCTACCGGCACCCGGCGGCGACCGACGCACAGCCCGACGCCCTCGTCGTGGGCTACGGAACCCCGCCCGACCACGCCTGGTCGGGAGCCCTGGACGCCCTGTGCTCCGCACTTCCGGACCACCCGGCCGATGAATGCCCGAGGTAA
- a CDS encoding DMT family transporter translates to MVCALGAAVCFGTATVLQAVAAREATGGGGGEAALLLRALRQWRYLAGLALDGLGFVLQIAALRSIPIYAVAAALASSLAVTGVVAARLLHVRLSRLEWGAVGTVCAGLAMLGLASGTEGDRQGSMALKWAMLVIAVAVLALGLVGGRWSGRGRDLVLGLGAGFGFGVVEVSVRLIDSLAPLDLLANPATYALLIGGGAAFLLLTSALQRGSVTTTTAGMVIGETLWPATVGVVWLGDRTREGLTWLAVLGFTVAVAAALALARFGEAPAETETETA, encoded by the coding sequence ATGGTGTGCGCCCTGGGGGCGGCGGTCTGCTTCGGTACGGCCACGGTATTGCAGGCGGTCGCCGCGCGGGAGGCGACCGGGGGCGGCGGCGGGGAGGCGGCGCTGCTGCTGCGGGCGTTGCGGCAGTGGCGGTATCTGGCCGGGCTGGCGCTGGACGGGCTGGGCTTCGTGCTGCAGATCGCGGCCCTGCGGTCGATCCCCATCTACGCGGTGGCGGCGGCCCTCGCGTCGAGCCTGGCGGTGACGGGTGTGGTCGCCGCCAGGCTGCTGCACGTGCGGCTGAGCAGGCTGGAGTGGGGTGCGGTCGGCACGGTGTGCGCCGGGCTGGCGATGCTGGGCCTGGCGTCGGGCACGGAGGGCGACCGCCAGGGCTCCATGGCCCTGAAGTGGGCGATGCTCGTGATCGCGGTGGCGGTGCTGGCCCTCGGGCTGGTCGGCGGACGGTGGTCGGGGCGCGGGCGGGATCTGGTGCTGGGACTGGGAGCCGGGTTCGGGTTCGGGGTGGTCGAGGTGTCGGTGCGGCTGATCGACTCGCTCGCGCCGCTGGACCTCCTCGCCAATCCGGCGACGTACGCCCTGCTGATCGGTGGGGGCGCCGCCTTCCTGCTGCTCACCTCCGCGTTGCAGCGCGGCTCGGTGACCACGACCACCGCCGGCATGGTCATCGGCGAGACCCTCTGGCCGGCGACGGTGGGCGTGGTGTGGCTCGGCGACCGCACCCGGGAGGGGCTGACCTGGCTGGCGGTCCTCGGGTTCACCGTGGCGGTGGCGGCGGCACTGGCGCTCGCCCGGTTCGGCGAGGCGCCGGCGGAGACGGAGACGGAGACGGCGTGA
- a CDS encoding ABC transporter substrate-binding protein produces the protein MRLRITTTAAVASLALLTGCGAADMTKQASPFANAGGTKSVTLSVQSWVGAQANVAVAQYLLEHKLGYRVDTVQVDEVPAWDALSQGRVDAILEDWGHPDQEKRYVTDKKTIARAGGLGVTGHIGWYVPTYLVKQHPDITNWKNLNKYASLFRTAESGGKGQLMDGSPSYVTNDKALVKNLKLNYQVVFAGSEAAQITQMKQFAKEKKPFLSYWYAPQWLFEKVPMTEVKLPPYKEGCDADPAKVACAYPHTPLQKYLNAGFAENGGRAAAFLKKFKWTTEDQNEVSLMIADQKLSPEQAAKKWVDGHASTWKAWLS, from the coding sequence ATGCGACTGCGCATCACCACGACCGCCGCGGTCGCCTCGCTGGCGCTGCTCACCGGCTGCGGCGCCGCCGACATGACCAAGCAGGCGTCCCCCTTCGCCAACGCCGGGGGCACCAAGAGCGTGACCCTGTCCGTGCAGTCCTGGGTCGGCGCGCAGGCCAACGTCGCCGTCGCCCAGTACCTGCTGGAGCACAAGCTGGGCTACCGCGTCGACACCGTCCAGGTCGACGAGGTCCCCGCCTGGGACGCGCTCAGCCAGGGCCGGGTCGACGCGATCCTGGAGGACTGGGGCCACCCCGACCAGGAGAAGCGGTACGTCACCGACAAGAAGACCATCGCCCGCGCCGGCGGCCTCGGCGTGACCGGCCACATCGGCTGGTACGTGCCGACCTACCTGGTCAAGCAGCACCCCGACATCACGAACTGGAAGAACCTCAACAAGTACGCCTCGCTCTTCCGCACCGCGGAGAGCGGCGGCAAGGGCCAGCTGATGGACGGCTCCCCGTCCTACGTCACCAACGACAAGGCGCTGGTGAAGAACCTGAAGCTGAACTACCAGGTGGTGTTCGCCGGGTCCGAGGCGGCGCAGATCACGCAGATGAAGCAGTTCGCCAAGGAGAAGAAGCCCTTCCTGTCGTACTGGTACGCACCCCAGTGGCTGTTCGAGAAGGTCCCCATGACCGAGGTGAAGCTGCCGCCGTACAAGGAGGGCTGCGACGCGGACCCGGCGAAGGTCGCCTGCGCCTACCCGCACACCCCGCTGCAGAAGTACCTCAACGCCGGCTTCGCGGAGAACGGCGGGAGGGCGGCGGCCTTCCTGAAGAAGTTCAAGTGGACGACCGAGGACCAGAACGAGGTCTCCCTGATGATCGCCGACCAGAAGCTGTCGCCGGAGCAGGCCGCGAAGAAGTGGGTGGACGGCCACGCCTCCACCTGGAAGGCATGGTTGTCCTGA
- a CDS encoding glycine hydroxymethyltransferase, with amino-acid sequence MSADSLSTESTAFRAALDVIRAVEPRVADAIGQEVHDQREMLKLIASENYASPATLLAMGNWFSDKYAEGTVGRRFYAGCRNVDTVESLAAEHARELFGARHAYVQPHSGIDANLVAFWAVLADRVEAPFLEKTGVRQVNDLSEADWAELRRAFGNQRMLGMSLDAGGHLTHGFRPNISGKMFDQRSYGTDPATGLIDYEALRTSAREFKPLIIVAGYSAYPRLVNFRIMREIADEVGATLMVDMAHFAGLVAGKVLTGDFDPVPHAQIVTTTTHKSLRGPRGGMVLCDDSLKDQVDRGCPMVLGGPLPHVMAAKAVALAEARQPAFQDYAQRIVDNSRALAEGLMRRGATLVTGGTDNHLNLIDVATSYGLTGRQAEAALLDSGIVTNRNAIPADPNGAWYTSGIRVGTPALTTRGLGTAEMDEVAGLIDRVLTTAEPGTTKSGAPSKASHVLDEKVSEEIAQRATDLVAGFPLYPEIDLG; translated from the coding sequence ATGTCAGCCGACTCCCTCTCCACCGAGTCCACCGCCTTCCGCGCCGCCCTCGACGTGATCCGAGCCGTCGAGCCGCGCGTGGCCGACGCCATCGGCCAGGAGGTCCACGACCAGCGCGAGATGCTCAAGCTGATCGCCTCCGAGAACTACGCCTCCCCGGCCACCCTGCTGGCGATGGGCAACTGGTTCAGCGACAAGTACGCCGAGGGCACCGTCGGCCGCCGCTTCTACGCCGGCTGCCGCAACGTCGACACCGTCGAGTCGCTGGCCGCCGAGCACGCCCGCGAGCTGTTCGGCGCCCGCCACGCCTACGTACAGCCGCACTCCGGCATCGACGCCAACCTCGTCGCCTTCTGGGCCGTCCTCGCCGACCGCGTCGAGGCGCCCTTCCTGGAGAAGACCGGCGTCCGCCAGGTCAACGACCTCTCCGAGGCCGACTGGGCCGAGCTGCGCCGGGCCTTCGGCAACCAGCGCATGCTCGGCATGTCCCTGGACGCCGGCGGCCACCTCACCCACGGCTTCCGCCCGAACATCTCCGGCAAGATGTTCGACCAGCGCTCCTACGGCACCGACCCGGCCACCGGCCTGATCGACTACGAGGCGCTGCGCACGTCCGCCCGCGAGTTCAAGCCGCTGATCATCGTCGCGGGCTACTCGGCCTACCCCCGGCTGGTGAACTTCCGGATCATGCGGGAGATCGCCGACGAGGTCGGCGCGACGCTCATGGTCGACATGGCGCACTTCGCGGGCCTCGTCGCCGGCAAGGTCCTCACCGGCGACTTCGACCCGGTCCCGCACGCCCAGATCGTCACCACGACCACCCACAAGTCGCTGCGCGGCCCGCGCGGCGGCATGGTCCTGTGCGACGACTCCCTCAAGGACCAGGTCGACCGCGGCTGCCCGATGGTCCTCGGCGGCCCGCTCCCGCACGTCATGGCCGCCAAGGCCGTCGCCCTCGCCGAGGCCCGGCAGCCCGCCTTCCAGGACTACGCCCAGCGCATCGTCGACAACTCCCGCGCCCTGGCCGAGGGTCTGATGCGCCGGGGCGCGACCCTGGTGACCGGCGGCACCGACAACCACCTCAACCTGATCGACGTTGCCACCTCCTACGGCCTCACCGGCCGCCAGGCCGAGGCCGCGCTCCTCGACTCCGGCATCGTCACCAACCGCAACGCCATCCCGGCCGACCCGAACGGCGCCTGGTACACCTCCGGCATCCGCGTCGGCACCCCCGCCCTGACCACCCGCGGTCTGGGCACGGCCGAGATGGACGAGGTCGCCGGCCTGATCGACCGTGTCCTGACCACCGCCGAGCCGGGCACCACCAAGTCGGGCGCCCCCTCCAAGGCGTCCCACGTCCTCGACGAGAAGGTGTCCGAGGAGATCGCCCAGCGCGCCACGGACCTGGTGGCCGGCTTCCCGCTGTACCCGGAGATCGACCTCGGCTGA